In Xenorhabdus poinarii G6, the following are encoded in one genomic region:
- a CDS encoding isochorismate synthase — protein sequence MILSGIVNDLLPLTLQEDDFIFLSPHKSLLARGCLATLTHPASSGHHVESEFQQSVQQLLRQTQQAGVENPIIVGAIPFDKRQPCSLFIPQTCYWFDRHAFNLSDSPVQVEGQAHFIPDHDAFCAMVESALNPLRIGELDKVVLSRLLQIESIPPLSALNLWLQLSRQNPESYNFHLPLADGTLIGASPELLLRKEGNVLRSCPLAGSVRRGDNTASDRNAKEKLLASGKDRHEHRVVTEVIRRQLTDLCRSLTIPEPSLLSTPALWHLATEIQGILADDRNSALSLACLLHPTPALCGAPYTSSRNLIGALEPFDRGWFGGIVGWCDARGDGEWVVAIRCGKVRPHQIELFAGAGIVPDSVPENEWMETHTKFNTMLSALGFAMQQEQTL from the coding sequence CTGATTTTGTCTGGTATCGTCAACGATCTTCTGCCACTCACTTTGCAAGAGGATGACTTCATCTTTCTGTCACCTCACAAAAGCCTGCTCGCCCGGGGATGCCTCGCCACCTTGACACATCCGGCTTCATCCGGACATCATGTCGAAAGCGAATTCCAGCAGAGCGTACAGCAGCTGCTTCGTCAGACTCAGCAAGCCGGAGTAGAAAATCCTATTATCGTAGGCGCTATTCCGTTTGATAAACGCCAACCCTGTTCGCTGTTTATTCCACAGACCTGCTACTGGTTCGATCGCCATGCTTTTAACCTCTCCGACTCCCCGGTGCAGGTGGAGGGTCAAGCTCACTTCATTCCAGATCACGATGCGTTTTGTGCCATGGTGGAGAGCGCGCTGAATCCTCTACGCATTGGCGAACTCGATAAAGTTGTGCTGTCACGTCTGCTACAGATTGAAAGCATCCCCCCGCTTAGTGCGCTGAATCTGTGGTTGCAGCTCAGCAGACAGAATCCAGAGAGCTACAACTTTCACTTACCGCTGGCAGATGGCACGCTGATTGGTGCTAGCCCTGAACTGCTGCTACGTAAAGAGGGTAATGTCCTGCGCTCCTGTCCCCTGGCAGGCTCAGTGCGGCGAGGCGACAATACTGCCAGTGACCGAAATGCCAAAGAAAAGCTATTGGCCTCCGGGAAGGATCGCCATGAACATCGGGTGGTCACGGAGGTTATCCGTCGCCAACTGACGGATCTTTGCCGGTCTCTGACGATCCCTGAACCTTCGCTACTCAGCACACCCGCACTCTGGCATCTCGCTACTGAGATTCAGGGGATATTGGCTGATGATCGCAATAGTGCTCTATCGCTTGCCTGCCTACTTCATCCCACGCCTGCATTATGCGGTGCCCCTTATACCTCATCTCGCAATCTGATCGGTGCGCTGGAACCCTTCGATCGCGGCTGGTTTGGCGGTATCGTCGGCTGGTGCGACGCCCGCGGAGACGGAGAATGGGTCGTCGCGATCCGCTGCGGTAAAGTGCGGCCTCATCAGATTGAGCTATTCGCCGGTGCCGGCATCGTTCCGGACTCTGTGCCGGAAAACGAATGGATGGAAACCCATACCAAATTTAACACCATGCTGAGCGCACTTGGTTTTGCGATGCAACAGGAGCAGACATTATGA
- a CDS encoding RNA-guided endonuclease InsQ/TnpB family protein, whose amino-acid sequence MLRATKVRIYPTPEQAEFLHAQFGAVRFAYNKALHLKKHADRHDGVSLSPRKDLKPLLAVAKKSRKYGWLKEYDSIALQQAIINLDVAFSNFFNPKLKARFPAFKSKHGKQSSYHCVGVKVLDNAVKIPKMTPIDACIHRELTGKVKSITLSRTATGKYYAAILCDDEAEVPAKPSLITTVTGLDMGLSHYAIKSDGDKVANPRHLINASRNLRRKQKALSRKKKGSANRRKARIQLAGVHERVANARADFQHKLSRAIVDESQAVIVETLKSANMMKNHHLARVIGDAGWRGFISKLEYKAAEKGVHLVRLDQWFASSKTCHCCGYKMSEMPLNKRIWKCPECRVEHDRDINAAINIRQKGVQELQAAGLVVSAHGGPCKSVTQTVAA is encoded by the coding sequence ATGTTAAGAGCGACAAAAGTACGTATATACCCCACACCGGAGCAGGCAGAATTTCTTCATGCCCAGTTCGGTGCGGTCCGTTTCGCGTACAATAAAGCGCTGCACCTCAAAAAGCACGCTGACAGACACGACGGGGTAAGTTTAAGTCCGCGCAAAGATCTTAAACCGCTTCTGGCTGTCGCGAAAAAGTCCCGAAAATACGGGTGGTTGAAAGAGTATGATTCCATTGCGTTGCAACAAGCAATCATCAATCTTGATGTTGCTTTCTCCAACTTCTTCAATCCAAAACTGAAAGCACGTTTCCCTGCATTTAAAAGCAAACACGGTAAACAATCGAGCTATCACTGCGTTGGGGTGAAAGTGCTGGATAATGCGGTTAAAATTCCCAAAATGACCCCGATAGATGCCTGTATTCACCGGGAACTCACAGGAAAAGTAAAAAGCATCACCCTGTCCAGAACGGCGACCGGTAAATACTATGCCGCCATACTCTGTGATGATGAAGCTGAAGTGCCCGCGAAGCCTTCGTTGATCACCACCGTCACGGGTCTGGATATGGGCTTATCCCATTACGCAATAAAATCGGACGGTGATAAGGTTGCCAACCCGCGCCACCTCATCAACGCCAGCCGGAATTTACGGCGTAAACAGAAAGCATTATCGCGTAAGAAAAAAGGCAGTGCGAATCGTCGTAAAGCGCGTATACAGCTTGCCGGTGTACACGAACGGGTCGCCAATGCCCGTGCTGATTTTCAACACAAACTCTCTCGAGCAATCGTTGACGAAAGCCAAGCGGTGATTGTAGAGACGCTGAAATCGGCAAATATGATGAAAAACCACCACCTTGCCCGTGTAATAGGCGACGCGGGCTGGCGTGGATTTATCTCAAAACTGGAATACAAAGCCGCAGAAAAAGGCGTACACCTGGTAAGACTGGATCAATGGTTCGCCAGTTCGAAAACCTGTCATTGTTGTGGTTACAAAATGTCAGAGATGCCACTGAATAAGCGCATCTGGAAATGCCCGGAATGCAGAGTTGAACACGACCGCGATATCAATGCGGCAATCAACATCCGGCAGAAGGGCGTACAGGAATTACAGGCGGCGGGACTCGTCGTCTCAGCCCATGGAGGCCCGTGTAAATCCGTCACACAGACGGTTGCGGCCTGA
- the suhB gene encoding inositol-1-monophosphatase, translating to MHPMLNIAIRAARKAGNYIAKSYETPDAVEASQKGSNDFVTNVDREAENLIIDIIRKSYPKHTIITEESGEHLGEENDFQWVIDPLDGTSNFIKRLPHFSVSIALRIKGRTEVSVVYDPMRNELFTATRGQGAQLNGYRLRGTNARDLDGTILATGFPYKAKQHATPYMKVLGKLFDRCADFRRTGSAALDMAYVAAGRVDGFFEIGLKPWDFMGGELLVRESGCIITDFVGGHNYINSGNIVAGSPRIVKDILSEMREELTEALKR from the coding sequence ATGCATCCGATGCTAAATATCGCTATACGCGCAGCGCGTAAAGCCGGCAACTACATTGCCAAAAGTTATGAAACTCCCGATGCTGTTGAAGCAAGTCAAAAAGGCAGTAACGATTTCGTCACCAATGTTGATCGTGAAGCAGAAAACCTGATCATTGACATCATCCGTAAATCTTACCCTAAGCATACGATTATCACTGAAGAAAGTGGTGAGCACTTAGGCGAAGAAAACGATTTCCAATGGGTTATCGATCCACTGGATGGCACTTCTAACTTTATTAAACGTCTTCCCCATTTTTCTGTTTCTATTGCCTTGCGTATTAAAGGACGTACAGAGGTTTCTGTCGTTTACGATCCAATGCGCAATGAGCTGTTTACTGCAACCCGTGGTCAAGGCGCTCAATTGAATGGCTACCGTCTGCGTGGTACTAATGCCCGTGATCTGGATGGCACTATCCTGGCAACCGGTTTCCCATACAAAGCCAAACAGCACGCTACCCCTTACATGAAGGTACTGGGTAAATTATTTGATCGCTGCGCAGATTTCCGTCGCACCGGTTCAGCCGCACTGGATATGGCCTATGTTGCGGCCGGACGTGTAGATGGTTTCTTCGAAATTGGCCTGAAACCCTGGGATTTCATGGGCGGCGAACTGTTGGTACGCGAATCAGGCTGTATCATCACTGATTTTGTTGGCGGTCATAACTATATCAACTCCGGCAATATTGTTGCGGGTAGCCCTCGCATTGTTAAAGATATTTTGTCTGAAATGCGTGAAGAATTAACAGAAGCATTGAAACGTTAA
- the trmJ gene encoding tRNA (cytosine(32)/uridine(32)-2'-O)-methyltransferase TrmJ, protein MLENIRIILVETSHTGNMGSTARAMKNMGLTNLYLVNPLVQPDSHAIALSAGASDVIGNAKIVNTLDDALAGCELVIGTSARSRTLSWPMVDPRECGERGVSAANHAPVAIVFGRERVGLTNEELQKCHYHLYIPTNPEYGSLNLAMAVQLVSYEIRMAHLAAQTQPEPATASEHEAAYPPVEDMERFYQHLEQVLKESGFIRKAHPGQIMNKLRRLYTRARPETQELNILRGILTSMEKWSKK, encoded by the coding sequence ATGTTAGAGAATATCCGCATTATTCTGGTTGAAACCTCCCACACGGGCAACATGGGATCAACCGCCAGAGCTATGAAAAACATGGGTTTAACCAATCTGTATCTGGTCAACCCACTGGTTCAACCTGATTCTCATGCTATCGCCCTTTCAGCCGGAGCCAGTGATGTTATCGGCAATGCCAAGATCGTGAATACGTTGGATGACGCCCTGGCTGGATGCGAATTGGTCATTGGCACCAGTGCCCGTTCCCGAACCCTTTCTTGGCCTATGGTTGATCCACGTGAATGTGGTGAACGTGGGGTCAGCGCTGCCAACCACGCACCGGTAGCCATTGTCTTTGGCCGTGAACGTGTCGGGTTGACTAACGAAGAGTTGCAGAAGTGTCATTACCATCTTTATATTCCAACCAACCCGGAGTACGGTTCGTTGAACTTAGCGATGGCTGTTCAATTGGTTAGCTATGAAATTCGGATGGCGCATCTTGCGGCTCAGACGCAACCGGAACCCGCAACGGCTTCAGAGCATGAAGCCGCGTATCCGCCTGTTGAAGATATGGAGCGTTTTTATCAACATCTTGAGCAGGTATTGAAAGAATCCGGCTTTATCCGCAAAGCGCATCCGGGTCAGATAATGAATAAATTAAGACGTCTTTACACCCGTGCGCGGCCAGAAACCCAGGAGCTGAATATCCTGCGAGGGATACTGACTTCGATGGAAAAGTGGTCGAAGAAATAA
- the iscR gene encoding Fe-S cluster assembly transcriptional regulator IscR: protein MRLTSKGRYAVTAMLDVALHSQEGPVPLADISERQGISLSYLEQLFSRLRKNGLVSSVRGPGGGYLLGRSTSEIFVAEVISAVDESVDATRCQGREGCQAGDRCLTHTLWRDLSDRITSFLSSISLEELVNNQEVLDVADRQNSDKRRTPNGRHQETININLRA, encoded by the coding sequence ATGAGACTGACATCAAAAGGACGTTATGCAGTAACAGCCATGTTAGACGTGGCATTGCATTCACAAGAAGGGCCGGTACCATTAGCCGACATTTCTGAACGTCAGGGGATTTCCCTTTCTTATCTCGAGCAGTTGTTTTCCCGTCTGCGTAAAAATGGTCTGGTTTCTAGCGTCCGTGGTCCAGGTGGCGGTTATTTATTGGGCAGAAGTACCAGTGAAATTTTCGTTGCCGAAGTGATTTCTGCTGTTGATGAGTCCGTTGATGCGACTCGTTGTCAGGGGCGGGAAGGTTGTCAAGCTGGCGATCGATGTTTGACTCATACCTTGTGGCGTGATCTCAGTGATCGTATCACCAGTTTCCTGAGTAGCATCAGTTTAGAAGAATTAGTGAACAACCAAGAAGTATTAGATGTTGCTGATCGTCAAAACAGCGATAAGCGTCGTACCCCTAATGGCAGACATCAAGAGACGATTAACATAAATCTACGTGCGTAA
- a CDS encoding IscS subfamily cysteine desulfurase, translated as MKLPIYLDYSATTPVDRRVAEKMMNYLTIDGVFGNPASRSHRFGWQAEEAVDIARNQIADLIGADPREIVFTSGATESDNLAIKGAAKFYQKKGKHIITSKTEHKAVLDTCRQLEREGFEITYLAPMTNGVIDLKALEAAMREDTILVSIMHVNNEIGVVQDIMTIGEMCRSRGIIFHVDATQSVGKVPVDLSKLKVDLMSFSAHKLYGPMGIGGLYVRRKPRVRIEAQQHGGGHERGMRSGTLPVHQIVGMGEAYRIAKEELESEAERLRALRLRLWNGIKDIEEVYLNGDLEQGAPHILNVSFNYVEGESLMMSLKDLAVSSGSACTSASLEPSYVLRALGMNDELAHSSIRFSLGRFTTEEEIDYAIKLIHSSIGHLRDLSPLWEMFKQGVDISAIEWSHH; from the coding sequence ATGAAATTACCCATTTATTTGGACTATTCAGCAACAACACCCGTTGATCGTCGTGTTGCTGAAAAGATGATGAATTATCTGACTATTGACGGGGTTTTCGGTAACCCGGCTTCTCGTTCACACCGTTTTGGTTGGCAAGCTGAAGAAGCGGTTGATATCGCACGTAATCAAATTGCTGATTTGATTGGCGCCGATCCGCGGGAAATCGTGTTCACTTCGGGGGCGACAGAATCAGATAACCTCGCCATTAAAGGTGCTGCCAAATTTTATCAGAAGAAAGGCAAGCACATCATCACCAGCAAAACGGAACACAAAGCGGTTTTAGATACTTGCCGTCAGTTGGAACGTGAAGGATTTGAGATCACGTATCTGGCGCCGATGACCAACGGTGTGATTGATCTGAAAGCGCTGGAAGCGGCCATGCGTGAAGATACCATCTTAGTGTCTATCATGCATGTTAACAACGAAATCGGTGTTGTGCAGGACATTATGACCATCGGTGAAATGTGCCGTAGCCGTGGCATCATTTTCCATGTCGATGCAACCCAAAGTGTTGGTAAAGTGCCTGTTGACCTCAGCAAGCTGAAAGTCGATCTGATGTCTTTTTCTGCCCATAAGCTTTATGGCCCGATGGGCATTGGTGGGCTGTATGTTCGCCGTAAACCTCGTGTGCGTATTGAAGCACAGCAGCATGGCGGTGGCCATGAGCGCGGTATGCGTTCGGGGACATTACCTGTTCACCAGATTGTTGGTATGGGTGAAGCTTACCGTATTGCGAAAGAAGAACTGGAATCAGAAGCAGAACGCCTGCGTGCTCTGCGCCTGCGTTTGTGGAACGGTATCAAAGATATCGAAGAAGTTTATCTGAATGGCGATTTGGAACAGGGCGCGCCACACATTCTGAATGTCAGCTTCAATTATGTTGAAGGTGAATCATTGATGATGTCATTGAAAGATCTGGCAGTTTCTTCCGGCTCTGCCTGTACTTCGGCAAGCCTGGAGCCTTCTTATGTCCTGCGTGCACTGGGCATGAATGATGAACTGGCACACAGCTCTATTCGTTTTTCTTTGGGGCGTTTTACCACAGAAGAAGAAATAGACTATGCAATCAAATTGATTCACAGCTCCATTGGTCACCTGCGTGATCTTTCTCCATTGTGGGAAATGTTCAAGCAGGGTGTGGATATTAGCGCCATCGAATGGTCTCATCATTAA
- the iscU gene encoding Fe-S cluster assembly scaffold IscU, translating into MAYSDKVIDHYENPRNVGSFDSEDPSVGSGMVGAPACGDVMRLQIKVNDEGIIEDARFKTYGCGSAIASSSLVTEWMKGKSLAQAESIKNTQIAEELELPPVKIHCSILAEDAIKAAIADYKNKRQAK; encoded by the coding sequence ATGGCTTACAGCGACAAAGTAATTGATCACTATGAAAACCCACGTAATGTTGGTTCGTTCGACAGCGAAGATCCTTCCGTGGGGAGTGGCATGGTTGGTGCACCCGCTTGTGGTGACGTCATGCGATTGCAAATCAAAGTCAACGATGAGGGCATCATCGAAGACGCCCGTTTCAAAACCTATGGTTGCGGCTCTGCCATTGCCTCCAGTTCATTAGTCACTGAATGGATGAAAGGTAAATCATTGGCGCAAGCAGAATCCATTAAAAACACTCAGATTGCTGAGGAGTTAGAATTGCCACCCGTGAAAATCCATTGTTCTATTTTGGCAGAAGATGCGATTAAAGCGGCGATTGCTGACTACAAGAACAAGCGACAAGCCAAATAA
- the iscA gene encoding iron-sulfur cluster assembly protein IscA, which yields MSISLTESAAQRILAFLDNRGKGVGLRLGVRTSGCSGMAYIVEFADTINEEDQVFEDKGVKVIVDGKSILYLDGTELDFVKEGLNEGFKFNNPNVSSECGCGESFHV from the coding sequence ATGTCAATTTCCCTGACAGAAAGCGCAGCTCAACGTATTTTGGCCTTTCTTGACAATCGAGGAAAAGGTGTCGGGTTGCGTTTGGGTGTGAGAACATCCGGCTGCTCTGGTATGGCATATATTGTTGAATTTGCTGATACAATTAACGAAGAAGATCAAGTCTTTGAAGATAAGGGCGTGAAAGTAATTGTTGATGGTAAAAGCATCCTTTACCTTGATGGTACAGAGTTGGATTTTGTTAAAGAAGGTCTGAACGAGGGCTTTAAGTTCAACAACCCTAATGTTTCCAGCGAATGCGGTTGTGGGGAAAGTTTCCACGTTTAA
- the hscB gene encoding co-chaperone HscB, with translation MDYFTLFGLPARYAINREQLVTRYQELQRQFHPDRFANQPEREKTLALQQAAMINDGYQTLKHPLKRAEYMLSQQGFDLSNEQHTMQDTAFLMQQLELREELDAIEHHVSPEMALNGFSSRLNKMIKTRSEQMEQQLNAAEWSIAADTVRKLRFLDKLQQQVEQLEERLLDDC, from the coding sequence ATGGACTATTTTACTTTATTTGGGCTGCCTGCACGTTATGCGATTAATCGTGAACAGTTGGTGACCCGTTATCAGGAATTACAGCGCCAGTTTCATCCTGATCGTTTTGCCAACCAACCAGAACGTGAAAAAACGCTGGCACTTCAACAAGCCGCTATGATTAATGACGGTTATCAGACGCTAAAACATCCTTTGAAACGCGCAGAATACATGCTGTCTCAGCAGGGGTTCGATTTATCCAACGAACAGCACACGATGCAGGATACGGCGTTCCTGATGCAGCAACTGGAATTACGTGAAGAGCTTGATGCGATTGAACATCACGTGTCACCAGAAATGGCATTGAACGGCTTTTCATCTCGCTTAAATAAAATGATTAAAACACGCAGTGAGCAGATGGAACAGCAACTCAATGCGGCCGAATGGTCAATTGCAGCCGATACAGTCCGTAAATTACGTTTTCTGGATAAATTGCAACAGCAGGTTGAACAACTGGAAGAGCGGTTGCTGGATGATTGTTAA
- the hscA gene encoding Fe-S protein assembly chaperone HscA, with the protein MALFQISEPGLSAAPHQRRLAAGIDLGTTHSLVATVRSGQTETLADSDNRHLLPSVVQYRQEGIQIGWQARQNAASDPVNTISSVKRMMGRSLADIQQRYPSLPYQLQASENGLPLINTVTGLVDPIQVSSEILKSLAQRAEETLDGKLDGVVITVPAYFDDAQRQGTKEAARLAGLHVLRLLNEPTAAAIAYGLDSGQEGVIAVYDLGGGTFDVSILRLSRGVFEVLATGGDTALGGDDFDLLLANWIREQAGISDDTHELQRQLLDIAIQTKIALSEADKVDISVADWQGSISRAEFNALITSLVKRTLLSCRRALKDAGVTADDVLQVIMVGGSTRVPLVRNMVGEFFGREPLTAIDPDKVVAVGAAIQADILVGNKPDSEMLLLDVIPLSLGLETMGGLVEKVIPRNTTIPVARAQEFTTFKDGQNAMSIHVVQGERELVNDCRSLARFTLRGIPPLPAGGAHIRVTFQVDADGLLSVSALEKSTGVAASIQVKPSYGLSDDEIARMLKDSMTNAQEDIGARKLAEQKVEAARVLESLTRALEKDADLLSQEEQTAIDAAAHVLIERVQGTSPEAIESAIKHLDKQTQEFAARRMDTSIRRALAGHSVDEI; encoded by the coding sequence ATGGCTTTATTTCAAATCAGCGAACCGGGTTTATCTGCCGCCCCGCATCAGCGTCGACTGGCTGCGGGGATTGATCTTGGTACCACTCACTCTCTGGTTGCGACGGTGCGTAGCGGTCAGACGGAAACATTGGCAGACAGTGATAACCGTCACTTGTTGCCGTCTGTTGTACAATATCGTCAAGAAGGTATTCAAATTGGCTGGCAGGCACGCCAGAATGCGGCATCTGATCCGGTCAATACGATCAGTTCAGTCAAGCGTATGATGGGACGCTCTTTGGCTGATATTCAACAACGTTATCCCAGTCTGCCCTATCAGCTCCAGGCCAGTGAAAATGGTTTGCCATTAATCAATACCGTGACGGGATTAGTAGACCCTATTCAGGTTTCTTCTGAAATATTGAAATCGTTGGCCCAACGGGCAGAAGAAACCTTGGATGGTAAACTGGATGGTGTTGTGATCACGGTTCCGGCTTATTTTGATGACGCACAACGTCAGGGGACGAAAGAGGCGGCTCGTTTGGCCGGTCTGCATGTTTTGCGTCTCTTGAATGAACCCACGGCGGCGGCTATTGCTTATGGCCTTGATTCGGGGCAGGAAGGCGTGATTGCCGTTTACGATCTGGGAGGAGGGACCTTCGATGTCTCCATTCTCCGTCTGAGTCGGGGCGTGTTTGAAGTCTTGGCCACCGGAGGTGATACAGCGCTCGGTGGTGATGATTTTGATTTGCTATTGGCAAATTGGATACGTGAGCAGGCCGGGATTAGCGACGACACCCACGAATTGCAGCGTCAGTTGCTGGATATTGCTATCCAAACCAAAATTGCGTTGAGTGAAGCGGATAAGGTGGACATCAGCGTTGCTGATTGGCAAGGCAGTATCAGTCGCGCTGAATTTAATGCATTGATCACTTCTTTGGTTAAACGCACCTTGCTTTCCTGCCGCCGGGCACTGAAAGATGCTGGCGTGACCGCCGATGACGTTTTACAGGTCATCATGGTTGGCGGTTCAACGCGGGTGCCGCTGGTGCGCAACATGGTGGGTGAATTCTTTGGGCGGGAACCGCTGACAGCTATCGATCCAGATAAAGTGGTTGCTGTTGGTGCTGCCATTCAGGCAGATATTCTGGTGGGCAACAAACCCGACAGCGAAATGCTGCTACTTGATGTTATCCCGTTGTCACTGGGTTTGGAGACAATGGGGGGGCTAGTCGAAAAAGTCATTCCACGTAATACCACGATCCCGGTGGCAAGAGCGCAGGAATTCACCACGTTCAAAGATGGTCAGAACGCGATGAGCATTCATGTCGTGCAAGGCGAGCGGGAATTGGTCAATGATTGCCGTTCACTGGCCCGTTTCACTCTGCGCGGCATTCCGCCATTACCAGCCGGAGGAGCACATATTCGCGTGACGTTCCAGGTTGATGCAGATGGTTTATTGAGTGTCAGTGCCCTGGAAAAATCCACCGGTGTTGCAGCGTCCATTCAAGTGAAGCCTTCTTATGGGTTGTCAGATGACGAAATCGCCCGGATGCTCAAAGACTCCATGACAAATGCGCAGGAAGATATCGGGGCACGTAAGTTAGCGGAACAGAAAGTCGAGGCGGCCAGGGTATTGGAAAGTTTAACCCGCGCATTGGAAAAAGATGCGGATTTACTGAGTCAAGAAGAGCAAACAGCGATTGATGCTGCCGCCCACGTATTAATTGAACGTGTTCAGGGAACCTCCCCTGAGGCGATTGAAAGTGCAATTAAACACTTGGACAAACAAACTCAGGAATTTGCAGCACGCCGTATGGACACATCAATCCGCCGGGCTTTGGCGGGTCATTCTGTGGATGAAATTTAA
- the fdx gene encoding ISC system 2Fe-2S type ferredoxin — translation MPKIVFLPHTELCPEGAVLDAKEGESILDVALRHGIEIEHACEKSCACTTCHCIVREGFDSMAESTELEDDMLDKAWGLEPESRLSCQAKVADEDLVVEIPKYTINHAREH, via the coding sequence ATGCCTAAAATTGTATTTTTACCTCATACCGAACTTTGCCCTGAAGGCGCAGTACTGGACGCGAAGGAAGGCGAATCAATTCTGGATGTCGCATTACGTCACGGTATTGAAATTGAACATGCCTGTGAAAAGTCCTGCGCCTGTACCACTTGCCACTGTATTGTCAGAGAAGGTTTTGACTCAATGGCAGAAAGTACTGAACTGGAAGATGACATGTTGGATAAAGCATGGGGGCTGGAGCCAGAGAGTCGATTGAGCTGTCAGGCTAAAGTTGCTGATGAGGATTTAGTCGTTGAAATCCCTAAATACACCATTAACCATGCGCGTGAACACTGA
- the iscX gene encoding Fe-S cluster assembly protein IscX — translation MKWSDSREIGEALYDKFSNLDPETVRFTDMHAWICELDDFDDDPQKSNEKILEAILLVWLDEYE, via the coding sequence ATGAAATGGTCTGACAGCCGTGAGATTGGCGAAGCCTTGTATGATAAATTTTCTAATTTAGATCCTGAAACCGTGCGTTTCACCGACATGCATGCATGGATTTGTGAGCTGGATGATTTTGATGATGATCCACAAAAATCCAATGAAAAAATATTAGAAGCTATTTTGCTGGTATGGCTGGACGAATATGAGTGA